From one Nycticebus coucang isolate mNycCou1 chromosome 14, mNycCou1.pri, whole genome shotgun sequence genomic stretch:
- the LOC128565198 gene encoding protein S100-A11 — MAKVPSPTETERCIESLIAVFQKYAGKDGYSYTLSKTEFLNFMNTELAAFTKNQKDPGVLDRMMKKLDLNSDGQLDFQEFLNLIGGMAVACHESFLKAAHPHKRM; from the coding sequence ATGGCAAAAGTCCCCAGCCCCACTGAGACCGAGCGGTGCATTGAGTCCCTGATCGCTGTGTTCCAGAAGTATGCTGGAAAGGACGGCTACAGCTACACCCTGTCCAAGACTGAGTTCCTGAACTTCATGAACACAGAGCTGGCTGCCTTCACAAAGAATCAGAAGGACCCTGGCGTGCTTGACCGCATGATGAAGAAACTGGACCTCAACTCTGATGGGCAGTTAGATTTCCAAGAATTCCTTAATCTTATCGGAGGCATGGCTGTGGCTTGTCATGAATCCTTTCTCAAGGCTGCCCATCCTCACAAGCGGATGTGA